Proteins encoded in a region of the Anopheles aquasalis chromosome 2, idAnoAquaMG_Q_19, whole genome shotgun sequence genome:
- the LOC126571047 gene encoding uncharacterized protein LOC126571047: protein MSVGVTVHEIRPPSPIADGVRNPLADLEMARKRANEKLRIRRLMQVRQQSKDLAAKVRQGYQQAKEKELAKIEQTKLEEMKSWKRRQIAQLQDEYARCVGEVGEAHKAAEAAEECTVWFEEKRAAQQAVALARGRQAEETVARERLLRKEAETKKKRKPPYVPSKSIAVQAELPPPETQSHPTTSKPKTVSLQTQNDGVAATPSTLSPYEQFRATKGKRDHHLETHRPTKTFASSESESEDEEICGVTGRADKENVPNRGKHYSATEFTSPSGVGLVPPEPPPPPPQRLQPFTQISDLIQQRRQRQESVEDGYGTQTKPASGLYSSYGTHKAVQFDDLSENNTLSFPTSSAMTTADDYRQPSPDELPRKVVPFVRQPMARPSKAFQAPGGVKPAAEIKKRGKAVLPTEAARSSSVSGGASTKVQYYDCNTHFRKEYDQPVGFVRREERQADDPNAMEEASRYEKLQQDLASARSLPKTDHLKPALEKQQIRKDYEKLSNELDHLTREQKRLKSLAVRSKSLPTEATIKQKAAERQRKANEAIENLLQRRTLVTCPMVHQSKAEARVPPERPSVVNVADSGGNRDVSSDSCTSIVLGSFDRPGIPLPTEKGTAAGTGTGESAGIDKIGQMKALLEQLNEQRRVLMAEIDQVKTTEPESKATEVEQLKRRQEELAARQELLRQREREVEELGRQLREKMALLAENKRKSGESKGKSKSKRQEQQPSTDKPYAVHVETKGLKEQIEVAVEQPSIDSSARSIDSSSETSAVERAAGNEIPVKIIITVNEKASKRKERKKSQKKKSPKAVSSVEVVPVKQPENPSPLVPSVAIEQQKQAAANKPVPEDVSLGGSSTTSTVYRSLPPKIGRLKIQNIIREPPSQPEVGQSAAPTAPSDKQPTVPPQPGKPKHQLGKSKTRSTSTGRRGITFNPQLMQYIVRLLGMSHQSIDQLGVSSSTVSTPNASVVNVTANRSATGAVVQGTTEDHERTARLRKFIDENYNFLHEIDETLRRSSDRSTGSTSNTIDAERTDASIVNNDDVSHVEDVWMSTLRRRERAMQANRKKEDTDNTKSKSKRPTEGGSRQTEEHGTAIDSVPTIPVPANKTSNQQPQQQQQRQPKPSNGPTTKESSLKSILKSPKRDVSPKVAKIITPQGHVEIINLSDQEEQAILERYSQLTERGSQRIAELSQMISQVREEKRRLVEDSLSSFEQQESTKYMDLPAMISTGSRMAQAVAQPPQPPPTILSPPQQPPTQPPSSATGAATLVQLDDPVSEEIDNIISSKQIGLSKDSGIAMSRPLTASDIRESPSDEGSQAKEPLPVEPFLKDIPKPMPQSGPLVVEGSKPYSSLTGIRKAPPPVAITRYSPQLDEAPIHELSTIPEVETPAAATSKVNLSQLSTAGGDRTNGPAEQILIEARNRLLTEEEGPNLGYDRFPVFEDYVRQAMKGPAKDGEASLVNLEKTVPGNDTTGELKSLGDVSRMKENDDDSRLQYRRYPAPAPAFDITEEHAGSSQSEANASDASLPDVVAELRKLNIVMKPFDHTLDDSNRSTPFSEQLSDTAAPANASSIIAIQRTSLVGARSSRSLKVAQTPTELTLGQDLEQMVGLQWASSMLRKQQEQLRKCNDNSSSSSLSLVELPRDKHNDDTDHPENREQLGRPLNLAEFISRELMIRTQSELQSSVSSSPVSHGTLLRSLLSISNLTNSSDYGGTPGPSRERLSYTQTSDRNVQRTSTPVASKSASGSSLLMRSGLAAGTARDDNGQVADGADANGTAGGGLFSGESRISSVHGWSSSSGHSGEEKLTVPNVRLERRSSKETENELAGS from the exons ATGTCCGTTGGCGTAACGGTGCACGAAAtccggccaccgtcgccgatCGCGGATGGTGTCCGAAATCCGCTGGCCGATCTGGAGATGGCACGGAAAAGGGCCAACGAGAAGCTCCGAATACGTCGCTTAATGCAG GTTCGCCAGCAATCGAAAGATCTTGCGGCAAAAGTACGCCAAGGATACCAACAGGCGAAGGAGAAAGAGTTGGCCAAGATCGAGCAGACCAAGCTGGAAGAGATGAAATCGTGGAAACGGCGACAAATCGCTCAGCTGCAGGATGAGTATGCGCGCTGTGTCGGCGAAGTCGGAGAAGCGCACAAGGCGGCCGAAGCTGCGGAAGAGTGTACGGTGTGGTTCGAGGAAAAACGTGCCGCTCAGCAGGCCGTAGCTTTGGCACGGGGCCGCCAGGCCGAGGAAACGGTCGCACGTGAACGGTTGCTACGGAAAGAAGCTGAAACaaagaagaaacggaaaccaccGTATGTCCCttcgaaatcgatcgccgtTCAGGCTgagctgccaccaccggagaCTCAGTCGCACCCGACGACTTCGAagccaaaaaccgtttcctTACAAACTCAGAACGACGGTGTTGCAGCGACACCTAGCACTCTCAGTCCTTACGAACAGTTCCGTGCCACGAAGGGAAAGAGGGACCATCATTTAGAGACCCACAGACCTACGAAAACGTTTGCTTCGTCGGAATCAGAATCAGAGGATGAAGAAATTTGTGGTGTAACGGGAAGGGCAGATAAAGAAAATGTCCCCAACAGAGGTAAACACTATAGTGCGACGGAATTTACTTCACCCAGTGGCGTTGGCCTTGTGCCACCGGagccaccacccccaccaccacaacgccTCCAACCGTTTACACAAATCTCCGACCTTATCCaacaacggcgacaacgacaagaGTCTGTAGAGGACGGTTACGGAACGCAAACGAAACCAGCGAGTGGTCTTTACTCCAGCTATGGAACGCATAAGGCCGTACAGTTTGACGATCTTAGTGAAAACAATACGCTTTCCTTTCCCACGAGCTCAGCCATGACCACAGCAGATGATTATCGTCAACCCAGCCCGGATGAGCTACCGAGAAAGGTTGTTCCATTCGTACGGCAGCCGATGGCCCGTCCTTCGAAGGCATTCCAAGCGCCAGGCGGCGTGAAACCAGCGGCAGAGATAAAGAAGCGTGGCAAGGCCGTCCTACCGACGGAAGCAGCACGATCTTCGTCCGTTTCAGGTGGTGCCAGCACAAAGGTGCAGTACTATGATTGCAATACTCATTTCCGTAAAGAGTACGATCAACCGGTTGGCTTTGTACGGCGCGAAGAACGACAGGCAGATGATCCAAACGCGATGGAAGAAGCATCTCGCTACGAGAAACTCCAACAGGATCTGGCCAGCGCACGGAG CCTTCCGAAAACGGATCATTTGAAGCCTGCCCTGGAGAAGCAACAGATTCGGAAGGATTACGAAAAATTATCCAATGAGCTGGACCACCTAACAAGAGAGCAAAAGCGGTTAAAGAGCCTGGCCGTG CGAAGCAAAAGCCTTCCAACGGAAGCGACGATCAAGCAGAAGGCAGCGGAGCGACAGCGTAAGGCAAATGAAGCGATTGAAAACTTGCTTCAACGGCGAACTCTTGTTACGTGCCCGATGGTTCATCAATCGAAGGCTGAGGCGCGTGTGCCCCCTGAACGGCCCTCCGTAGTGAATGTGGCCGACAGTGGCGGGAATCGAGATGTTTCCAGTGACAGCTGCACCTCGATCGTGTTGGGTAGTTTCGACAGACCTGGCATTCCACTGCCGACCGAGAAAGGCACTGCCGCTGGGACAGGTACCGGGGAATCTGCCGGAATTGATAAAATCGGTCAAATGAAGGCACTGCTCGAGCAACTGAATGAGCAACGTCGAGTGCTGATGGCTGAAATCGATCAAGTGAAAACAACGGAACCAGAATCGAAGGCCACCGAGGTAGAACAGTTAAAGCGCCGCCAGGAGGAACTTGCGGCGAGGCAAGAGCTACTGCGACAAAGAGAGCGCGAAGTGGAGGAACTTGGACGACAGTTGCGCGAAAAGATGGCTTTGCTGGCTGAGAACAAACGAAAGAGCGGAGAAAGCAAGggcaagagcaagagcaaacggCAAGAACAGCAACCTTCGACCGACAAACCGTACGCGGTGCACGTGGAAACGAAGGGGCTTAAAGAGCAGATCGAAGTGGCCGTTGAACAACCTTCGATCGACAGCAGTGCGCGAAGTATCGATAGCAGTAGCGAGACGAGTGCAGTGGAGCGGGCTGCAGGGAACGAGATTCCAGTGAAAATCATCATTACCGTCAACGAGAAAGCCTCGAAAcggaaagaacggaaaaagtcgcaaaagaaaaaatcgccaaaagcGGTCTCAAGTGTGGAAGTTGTTCCCGTGAAACAACCGGAAAACCCATCGCCATTGGTTCCCTCTGTGGCAAtcgagcagcagaaacaaGCTGCAGCCAACAAACCAGTGCCGGAAGATGTGTCACTTGGTGGATCTTCAACTACATCGACCGTGTACCGATCGTTGCCTCCTAAAATTGGAAGGTTGAAGATCCAAAATATCATTCGTGAACCGCCATCGCAGCCAGAAGTGGGGCAATCCGCCGCTCCAACTGCCCCTTCCGATAAACAACCGACGGTTCCACCGCAACCGGGTAAACCGAAGCATCAGCTAGGTAAAAGTAAAACAAGAAGTACGTCTACCGGTCGCCGGGGAATCACATTCAATCCACAGTTGATGCAATACATCGTACGGTTGCTGGGGATGTcacatcaatcgatcgatcaactgGGCGTTAGCTCGAGTACCGTTTCAACGCCCAACGCTTCGGTCGTTAATGTGACCGCCAATCGGAGCGCTACGGGCGCGGTGGTCCAAGGAACCACCGAGGACCATGAGCGGACGGCTCGGTTGCGCaaatttatcgatgaaaattACAATTTTCTGCACGAGATCGATGAAACGCTACGCCGCAGTTCCGATCGGTCTACCGGTAGTACGAGCAATACGATCGATGCTGAGCGCACCGATGCTTCTATCGtgaacaacgacgacgtaaGCCATGTAGAGGATGTGTGGATGAGTACATTGAGACGACGAGAGCGTGCTATGCAAGCGAATaggaagaaggaggacacTGATAAcacaaaatcgaaatcgaagagACCCACAGAGGGAGGAAGCAGGCAGACGGAGGAACATGGCACTGCTATCGATTCAGTACCGACTATACCAGTACCAGCGAATAAAACATCAAatcagcaaccacaacagcaacaacagcgccaGCCGAAGCCAAGCAATGGCCCGACAACGAAGGAGAGCTCTCTTAAATCTATTCTGAAATCTCCCAAACGGGACGTGTCACCAAAGGTGGCGAAGATCATTACTCCGCAAGGCCACGTGGAGATTATTAACCTAAGCGATCAGGAGGAGCAGGCGATACTAGAACGCTACTCGCAACTCACCGAACGTGGCAGCCAACGGATCGCAGAACTGTCTCAAATGATCTCACAGGTACGGGAAGAGAAAAGGCGCCTGGTGGAGGATAGTTTATCCTCGTTCGAGCAACAGGAATCGACAAAGTACATGGATCTACCGGCCATGATAAGTACCGGTAGCAGAATGGCACAAGCAGTGGCACAACCGCCGCAACCTCCACCAACGATCTTATCGCCACCGCAACAACCACCGACCCAACCGCCATCATCCGCTACCGGTGCTGCGACTCTCGTACAGCTCGACGATCCCGTGAGTGAGGAGATTGATAACATAATTTCCTCGAAGCAAATTGGACTGAGTAAGGATAGTGGGATCGCCATGTCGCGACCACTGACTGCTTCTGATATCCGCGAGAGTCCCTCGGACGAGGGTAGCCAAGCGAAGGAACCACTCCCGGTCGAACCGTTCCTGAAAGACATTCCAAAACCGATGCCTCAATCGGGGCCGTTAGTGGTTGAAGGCTCGAAACCCTACTCGAGCTTAACGGGCATCCGTaaagcgccaccaccggtcgcgATCACACGCTACAGTCCACAGCTTGACGAGGCACCCATTCATGAACTGTCTACCATTCCCGAGGTTGAAACACCGGCCGCAGCGACATCGAAGGTGAACCTATCGCAGCTTTCGACGGCCGGAGGTGATAGAACGAACGGACCGGCGGAACAGATCTTGATCGAAGCCCGCAATCGATTGTTgaccgaagaagaaggtccGAATCTAGGGTACGATCGGTTTCCGGTGTTTGAGGACTACGTTCGTCAGGCGATGAAAGGACCGGCAAAAGATGGCGAAGCTAGTCTGGTTAATCTGGAGAAAACGGTGCCCGGTAACGATACGACGGGAGAGCTTAAGAGCCTGGGTGATGTTTCGCGAATGAAGGAGAATGACGACGATAGCCGCTTACAGTATCGCCGCTACCCTGCACCGGCTCCCGCTTTCGATATCACGGAGGAACATGCCGGTAGCTCGCAGTCGGAAGCGAACGCAAGTGATGCCTCGCTGCCGGATGTGGTGGCCGAACTGCGCAAGCTTAACATCGTGATGAAACCGTTCGATCATACACTGGACGATTCCAACCGATCGACACCGTTCTCGGAGCAGCTTAGTGATACCGCTGCGCCAGCGAATGCTTCATCGATTATCGCCATTCAACGGACATCGCTAGTTGGTGCCCGTAGTTCCCGCTCGCTCAAAGTTGCTCAAACACCGACCGAACTGACGCTGGGGCAAGATCTCGAGCAGATGGTCGGTTTGCAGTGGGCATCGTCAATGTTGCGGAAACAGCAGGAACAGCTGCGGAAATGTAACGACAACTCGAGCAGTTCGTCGCTATCGCTGGTGGAACTGCCGCGGGATAAACACAACGACGACACGGATCATCCGGAGAACAGAGAGCAACTCGGTAGACCACTGAACCTAGCCGAGTTCATCTCGCGTGAGCTTATGATACGCACCCAGTCCGAGCTGCAGTCATCGGTTTCGTCCAGTCCGGTGTCCCACGGAACGTTGCTACGATCACTGCTCAGTATTAGCAATCTAACCAACTCCAGCGATTACGGTGGTACTCCTGGTCCATCGCGGGAACGATTATCGTACACGCAAACCTCGGACCGGAATGTACAGCGCACGTCCACACCGGTCGCCAGCAAGTCGGCCAGCGGTAGCAGTTTGCTTATGCGGTCTGGCCTGGCGGCTGGTACAGCGCGGGATGATAATGGCCAGGTTGCTGACGGAGCTGACGCTAATGGAACGGCAGGTGGAGGGCTTTTCTCGGGTGAATCACGAATCTCTTCGGTGCACGGCTGGAGCTCATCGTCGGGCCACTCGGGCGAGGAAAAGCTTACCGTACCGAATGTGCGGCTTGAGCGGAGATCAAgcaaagaaacggaaaacgaactGGCCGGGTCTTAG
- the LOC126571221 gene encoding uncharacterized protein LOC126571221, with product MKAMVWCHVALPWLPWVSHNKKKDDVLGHRTLRSVFSPTAAMEESFRNFTIVSNGPIGFESSRSEDVEEERTTKECGSDPRPLPRCIDTGTEPRERKEIATQTISAPRTGKFSTYDDSKLVSFIRKVHPIMEEELSCGMTPLFDHNENPYEPSDRYRVQRHQELTLKSTHKPAGDHVLPGKPYTAGAAAWLSILTRDAPLLVLACSPAHEAWCDHFASVVTVFRPVRDRYGTSVQWVELCSNPVKSCIESIETNPFNRDIFAGGTVAGDIYLWHFELERKCSFTELHSETTDCGKVVDMAWTRFNVMSKADHALLSAHSDGTVILWRVGKSVTKDKIFKLASPSAGQGKAIILTRILATSNSEFVVGCADGSLLLCSTTQLLPLAGSNATGPGQGYGGKSNHFSPATVELKGHSFAVTSLQKIINRRQELLISCDLTGEVLFHDITDTINSTPTLIVKMPLPFKTRIVCTNDAEFIFSPTGNGRLELYRIGSGKVDTIEPSLPLNGTPNLIKMTANGKWLITGTYGGTFIIYSVATDY from the exons ATGAAGGCGATGGTTTGGTGTCACGTGGCGTTACCGTGGTTACCGTGGGTCagccacaacaaaaaaaaggacgacgtTCTAGGACATCGCACACTGAGGTCTGTTTTCAGCCCCACTGCAGCGATGGAGGAATCATTTCGCAACTTTACGATCGTTTCCAACGGCCCCATTGGGTTCGAATCATCCCGCAGCGAGGATGTTGAGGAAGAGCGAACGACCAAGGAATGCGGAAGTGATCCACGCCCCTTACCCCGCTGCATCGATACTGGTACGGAACCGCGGGAAAGGAAAGAGATTGCC ACGCAAACGATCAGTGCTCCGCGTACGGGCAAATTTTCCACCTACGACGACTCCAAGCTGGTCAGCTTCATACGGAAGGTGCATCCGATAATGGAGGAAGAGTTGTCCTGCGGCATGACGCCCCTCTTCGACCACAATGAAAATCCGTACGAACCATCCGATCGTTATCGGGTACAGCGTCACCAGGAGCTTACGCTGAAGAGCACTCATAAACCGGCGGGTGACCACGTGTTGCCCGGTAAACCCTACACAGCGGGAGCCGCCGCCTGGTTATCCATTCTGACTCGGGACGCTCCGTTGCTAGTGCTGGCCTGTAGCCCGGCACACGAGGCTTGGTGCGATCATTTCGCTTCCGTTGTGACAGTGTTCCGTCCGGTACGGGACCGGTACGGTACCTCAGTGCAGTGGGTAGAGCTGTGCAGCAATCCGGTAAAGTCCTGCattgaatcaatcgaaacgaaccCTTTCAATCGGGACATCTTTGCCGGAGGTACGGTCGCGGGGGATATCTATCTTTGGCACTTTGAGCTGGAACGGAAGTGCTCGTTTACCGAGCTACACTCCGAGACGACCGACTGTGGTAAGGTGGTGGACATGGCCTGGACGCGGTTCAACGTTATGTCGAAGGCCGACCATGCGCTACTATCGGCACACAGCGATGGAACGGTGATCCTGTGGCGTGTCGGAAAGAGCGTCACCAAGGACAAGATCTTTAAATTGGCCTCTCCATCGGCCGGCCAGGGAAAGGCCATTATTTTAACGCGCATCCTGGCCACCTCCAACAGCGAGTTTGTCGTTGGCTGTGCCGATGGGTCACTGTTGCTTTGCTCCACCACACAATTGCTACCGTTGGCCGGTTCCAATGCTACCGGGCCAGGGCAAGGGTATGGTGGTAAATCGAACCACTTTTCACCAGCTACGGTGGAGCTGAAGGGTCACTCGTTTGCCGTTACGAGCTTGCAGAAGATCATCAACCGACGGCAGGAGCTACTCATTAGCTGTGATCTTACGGGCGAAGTGTTGTTCCACGATATCACGGACACGATC AACTCTACTCCAACACTGATCGTTAAGATGCCCCTCCCGTTCAAAACGCGCATCGTCTGCACCAACGACGCGGAATTTATCTTCTCGCCAACCGGAAATGGACGGCTGGAGCTGTACCGCATTGGCAGTGGCAAGGTCGACACGATTGAACCATCTTTGCCACTGAATGGGACACCGAATCTAATCAAAATGACCGCCAATGG GAAATGGTTAATCACTGGCACATACGGTGGCACGTTTATCATATATTCTGTGGCCACGGATTATTAA
- the LOC126571216 gene encoding EF-hand domain-containing protein 1-like, with amino-acid sequence MEGLPKLPGNDFANRLRQKHHVPQSFKYINGYPIPVRPECGLGGERLNEDSIQFCPGDSSNDTVLYDPILTYGRVRHLPVKPYRPHFVLYDQKTLNFRAFFRQAVPESATETFRIRYVNILYFLEDDTMTVLEPTIENCGYPQGRLVRRGKKLRNPDRGEFYTWKDLNIGINVEMHGYVFHITDCDAYTKEFLLSNGIELNEIELLPPDPAMNERSIAQRQTFRHHKMYPEPDDKLRKYLEYQGKVLHFDCVLDERDREGGGELMTYKLFYYLEDDTVSIKELKENQEGRDYFPMLLRKQKLPKNWKDNPVSYPSIFLEKTDHEVSEYYSPKDLIVGATLFVYGRKFLLLDCDGFTRSYYEKALKIVQPERVTLPTPESRTPRLDVPLYLGLGTPEDSLASHHSLVPKSPKKDVVTYLVNVNKFLRYGCVLDTAHPEDKIRRFVLSLSLADGTISIMESAIDNSGIRGGRFLSPRKIWLPDCNPNEPSYYTAKDLYIGATIVVFAHRFRIVSADLYVYRYMQAHPEMFTPNAIESVRDYLLGEGHLREDLRQATEAEYQKLAETSKPTDAGEAATDEVKRRLTGFEEPSRPVSSPVAPERTETPRIPSPRVEHPCPHPIIPDEEIRKAYHTNEAEELAIQANRPNDTPTQPNESPKHAKKSVRFLED; translated from the exons ATGGAGGGTTTGCCGAAGCTACCCGGTAACGATTTCGCGAATAGGCTGCGCCAAAAACATCATGTACCGCAGAGTTTCAAGTACATCAACGGATACCCAATTCCGGTTCGACCCGAGTGTGGGCTCGGTGGTGAGCGGTTAAACGAGGATTCCATCCAGTTCTGTCCAGGAGACAGTAGCAACGATACCGTGCTTTACGATCCGATCCTTACGTACGGTCGCGTACGCCATTTGCCAGTGAAGCCTTATCGGCCACACTTTGTGTTGTACGATCAGAAGACGCTCAACTTTCGAGCATTTTTCCGGCAAGCCGTACCGGAATCGGCCACCGAAACATTCCGCATTCGGTACGTCAACATATTGTACTTCCTAGAGGACGACACGATGACGGTGCTGGAGCCAACAATCGAAAACTGTGGCTATCCCCAGGGCCGCTTGGTAAGGCGTGGAAAGAAGCTCCGGAATCCGGACCGAGGTGAATTCTACACCTGGAAGGATCTCAACATTGGCATCAACGTCGAGATGCACGGGTACGTGTTTCACATTACCGATTGCGATGCCTACACGAAGGAGTTTCTCCTTAGCAACGGTATCGAGCTGAACGAAATTGAACTGCTACCACCGGATCCGGCCATGAATGAGCGTTCGATCGCACAACGGCAAACATTCCGACACCATAAGATGTATCCGGAACCGGATGATAAGCTGCGCAAGTATCTCGAGTACCAGGGCAAGGTGTTACA cTTCGACTGTGTGCTGGATGAACGTGATCGCGAAGGAGGCGGCGAGTTGATGACGTACAAACTGTTCTACTATCTCGAAGATGACACCGTATCGATCAAGGAGTTGAAAGAAAACCAAGAAGGAAGAGATTACTTTCCTATGCTGCTCCGTAAACAGAAGCTTCCCAAGAATTGGAAGGACAATCCTG TGTCCTATCCATCGATCTTCCTGGAGAAGACGGACCACGAAGTGTCGGAGTACTACTCGCCAAAAGATCTCATCGTTGGTGCCACACTGTTCGTGTATGGGCGCAAGTTTCTCCTACTGGACTGCGATGGTTTTACGCGCAGCTACTACGAAAAAGCACTCAAGATTGTGCAACCGGAACGTGTCACTTTGCCGACACCGGAGTCCAGAACACCGAGGCTAGATGTTCCGCTGTATCTGGGGCTCGGTACGCCCGAAGATTCTCTCGCATCGCACCACAGTCTGGTGCCAAAGAGTCCGAAAAAGGACGTCGTTACGTATCTGGTAAACGTGAACAAGTTTCTGCGCTATGGTTGCGTCCTGGATACGGCTCACCCCGAGGACAAGATACGCCGGTTCGTACTCAGCCTTTCGCTAGCCGACGGTACCATCTCGATCATGGAGTCCGCTATCGACAACTCGGGCATACGGGGAGGCCGGTTTCTGTCGCCGCGCAAAATTTGGCTGCCCGATTGTAACCCTAACGAGCCGAGCTACTACACGGCCAAAGATCTTTACATCGGAGCCACAATCGTCGTCTTTGCGCATCGTTTCCGCATCGTCAGCGCCGATCTGTACGTGTACCGGTACATGCAGGCCCATCCGGAAATGTTTACCCCGAACGCGATCGAGAGCGTGCGCGACTATCTGCTCGGGGAGGGTCATCTGCGCGAAGATCTACGCCAGGCAACGGAGGCCGAGTATCAGAAGTTGGCGGAAACGTCGAAACCCACCGATGCTGGtgaagcagcaaccgatgaGGTAAAGCGAAGGTTGACCGGCTTTGAGGAACCGTCGAGACCGGTATCATCACCGGTAGCTCCGGAACGCACCGAAACACCACGGATTCCGTCGCCAAGGGTGGAACATCCCTGTCCTCACCCGATCATTCCGGATGAAGAGATACGGAAAGCGTACCACACCAACGAAGCGGAGGAGTTGGCCATCCAAGCGAATCGACCGAACGATAcgccaacccaacccaacgaaTCGCCAAAGCACGCCAAAAAATCGGTTCGCTTTCTGGAAGATTGA